Proteins from one Anaerolineae bacterium genomic window:
- the sulP gene encoding sulfate permease → MTAHSENTRGNGLVLVNLQDIARYLLRPVSLLQAYDRLNLRPDFIAGLTVGVILLPQAIAYALIAELPPQVGLYTAIIAAIVGALWGSSNHLQTGPTNAVSLLVLSSLLTIAAPGTIEFMVAAGLMAVMVGVFQAVMGLARLGVLVNFVSHSVVVGFSAGAGVLIAVKQLPYLFGLQYPNHGLLETAHVLLIHLPETDTATLVLGLGAILLIVVLYKFSPKLPGPLIGMIIAAVMVWFLSLDQQGVTVIGELPQGLPPFAELPFFNLELVSQLAMGALAVAAIGLVEAMSIARSIATQTDQRLESNQEFVGQGLANIAAGLFSGYPCSGSFTRSAVSYKAGARTPLSSVFSGLFVLLGMLALAPLAAYLPRAALAGVLMVTAYSMIDRAEIKRIWYGARGDAMIMVVTFLGTLFLDLAFAVLAGILLSFALYIMKTSVPQVSTVVPDEEFKHFVDHQPGRPFCPQLGILRISGDLYFGAVSHIEETIHKHLSQHPEQRFLLLRMQGVNQCDFSGIHMLESVMRLCRDRNGDLFLMKVQEPVRLFMQATGFYDRLGSDHVLMEDYVIGYLFQKILDPAICIYECPVRVFKECQNLPKQTYPQDISLPDIPPDTIPDITPQDLWQKLYNGHHPSPLVIDVREPREFKRGHIPQAQLVPLPKILMEPPDFPHDRDIVMVCRGGRRSTRATYLLQDQGYQKVRVLRGGMLAWEAAGLLEAIE, encoded by the coding sequence ATGACCGCTCACTCGGAAAACACGCGGGGCAATGGCCTTGTTCTGGTCAATCTACAGGACATCGCCCGTTATCTTTTACGCCCTGTTTCCCTCCTTCAGGCTTACGACCGGCTCAACCTGCGGCCCGATTTCATTGCCGGGTTGACGGTGGGGGTGATATTATTGCCGCAGGCCATTGCCTACGCCCTTATTGCCGAACTGCCGCCCCAGGTTGGCCTTTACACCGCCATTATTGCCGCTATTGTGGGCGCCTTGTGGGGATCCTCTAACCACTTGCAAACCGGACCCACCAATGCCGTTTCCCTGCTTGTGCTTTCCTCACTCTTAACCATTGCCGCGCCCGGCACCATCGAATTTATGGTTGCCGCCGGGTTGATGGCGGTAATGGTCGGCGTTTTTCAAGCGGTTATGGGCCTGGCTCGTTTGGGGGTCCTGGTCAACTTTGTTTCTCATTCCGTGGTGGTTGGCTTTTCTGCCGGGGCCGGGGTTTTAATTGCCGTTAAACAACTGCCTTATTTGTTTGGGTTACAATACCCCAACCATGGGCTGCTTGAAACGGCCCACGTCCTTTTGATCCATCTCCCGGAAACGGATACAGCCACCCTGGTTTTGGGCCTGGGCGCCATTTTGCTCATTGTAGTGCTGTATAAATTCAGCCCCAAACTACCGGGGCCTTTAATTGGCATGATCATCGCCGCCGTGATGGTTTGGTTTTTGAGTTTGGACCAACAAGGCGTAACAGTAATCGGCGAATTACCCCAGGGGCTGCCCCCTTTTGCCGAACTGCCCTTTTTTAATCTGGAACTGGTGAGCCAGTTGGCCATGGGCGCCCTGGCCGTGGCCGCTATTGGCCTGGTTGAGGCCATGTCAATTGCCCGCTCCATTGCCACCCAAACCGATCAACGCCTGGAAAGCAATCAAGAGTTTGTGGGGCAAGGCCTGGCCAATATTGCCGCCGGCCTTTTCTCGGGGTATCCCTGCTCAGGCTCGTTCACCCGCTCGGCCGTAAGCTACAAAGCCGGGGCCAGAACCCCTCTGTCCAGCGTTTTTTCAGGTCTATTTGTCTTACTGGGCATGCTGGCCCTGGCCCCTTTGGCCGCTTACCTGCCCCGGGCCGCTTTAGCCGGGGTGCTCATGGTAACCGCCTACAGCATGATTGACCGAGCCGAAATAAAACGCATCTGGTACGGCGCGCGCGGCGACGCCATGATCATGGTGGTCACTTTTCTGGGTACCTTGTTTCTGGATCTGGCCTTTGCCGTGCTGGCCGGAATTTTACTTTCATTTGCGCTTTATATCATGAAAACCAGCGTGCCCCAAGTTTCCACCGTTGTGCCGGATGAAGAGTTCAAACATTTTGTTGACCACCAACCGGGCCGCCCCTTCTGCCCGCAACTGGGCATCCTCAGAATTTCGGGCGACTTATATTTTGGCGCGGTCAGCCATATTGAAGAAACCATTCACAAACACCTAAGCCAACACCCGGAGCAGCGATTTTTGTTACTGCGCATGCAGGGGGTGAACCAGTGCGATTTTAGCGGCATTCACATGCTGGAATCCGTCATGCGCCTCTGCCGCGACCGAAACGGGGACCTGTTTTTAATGAAGGTGCAGGAGCCGGTGCGATTATTTATGCAAGCCACCGGCTTTTATGACCGGCTGGGTTCCGACCACGTGCTGATGGAAGATTACGTTATTGGGTATCTGTTTCAAAAGATTCTTGATCCGGCCATTTGCATTTACGAATGTCCGGTGCGGGTGTTTAAAGAGTGTCAGAACCTGCCCAAACAAACTTATCCGCAAGATATTTCGCTGCCCGACATTCCGCCTGATACCATCCCCGACATAACGCCCCAGGACCTATGGCAGAAACTATACAACGGCCATCACCCCTCTCCTCTGGTGATAGATGTGCGCGAACCCCGCGAATTCAAACGGGGACATATTCCCCAGGCGCAGCTTGTCCCGCTACCCAAAATACTCATGGAACCGCCTGATTTTCCCCATGATCGTGACATTGTGATGGTCTGCCGGGGGGGACGGCGCAGCACGCGCGCCACCTATCTGTTGCAGGACCAGGGGTATCAAAAGGTCCGGGTTTTGCGCGGGGGTATGTTGGCCTGGGAGGCCGCCGGTTTACTGGAAGCAATTGAGTAA